The segment AAACATTGTGTTCTCGATGAGTTTACGACCAACAACATCCTTCAGTTTGTCCTTCCCtctgaaaataacattttgtttCCCTGGTAGATGAAATGAAAGTTTCTCAACAGCTGTGGATCTGTAATGTATTGGAAAGGCAAAAATCCTCCATGCTCCTTCACAAGTAGAAACATATctacaaaaatcataaatatagaAGTTAGGACAGATTCCAAATAAAAGAATAAGAATCTGTGAACGTCGTACACATTGGCAAAGTCACTTATTAAATTACCTGCAATCAAAGAAATCCTTTATTTCATTCTTTTTAATCTCCCCTGTCAAAACGTCACCACCAATCGCTGTCTGTGAGAACGATCCTGCTGAGCTCGGAACTTGTGGCTCACCACCATTCGCTGTCTGTGAGAACGATCCTGCTGAGCTCGGAACTTGTGGCTCTGGTGGTTCTACGACTACTGTAACACGGTCAGATCCtttattaatgtatttaaataaatacttaATAGAACCAACTTGGTTGCACCACTCAACATTAATGTGAGCTCGGTAACGAAGAGAGAGTGTCCTGTTGTAAGGGATGACCCATCTGTTATCACATTTCAAACCATTCTTCTCAACAAAACAGGTTGACTGGTCGCGTCTTCTATAAACCGGAAATCCATCCTTTTTCACTCTAGTACTGTCTGCAAAAGGTTTAGGAAACATCTTCGAACACTGCCCATTTTCCATACAAGGAGAGTTCATATTAGCAGCTCCACACGGACCATGAATCATCATATCCTTAACAACATTGTAAAGATCTGGATCAGATGATTTATCTGGGATCTCAGCTGATATGATTTTATCAATGTCTTCTGTTTTTGGAAATTTGGATGAAGGATGCATAAAAAGCAGAATGTGAGCGTGTGGCAATCCTCTCTTCTGAAACTCCACAGTATACATAgctgaaatataaaaaaaacacaaaaagaaaaagtattGTTAGAACAGGATAGAAACAATAAATTCAATATCGAACTTATCACATGTCTTAAATCgctaaaaatgataattaaagGAAAACTTACACGTAGATGTCTTTCCGAGGATATTCTTTTTTGTCAAATCGTTCATCAAAGCATCGAGCTTCATCTTAAATATTCGACAAATAATCTCTGGTCTGTCATCTGAATTCAATCCTCTTTTCTGAAGAAATCTGGTAATTTCTGGCCATTTTGGATTGCATGTGAATGTGATGAAAAGGTCTGGGAAACCAAAATGTCTGCAAATGGCCATAGCGTCTAAGTACATATTCTTCATGTATCTTGGACCCCCAGTGAAAGTAGCTGGTAGAACAAATTGTTGACCTTGTTCATCCATGTCCAAGTTCCCAGCATTTTCAGACTCCTTAATGGAGTCATAACTATCTGAACGCAAGCATGTCTGGTTAAACTTCAAATACCTCAGTCTGTTAGATTCGATAGTAGTATAGGCGTCCACTATGAATTGCTGAAATAACCTTCTTGAATAAAGCAGAATATGTGACTCATTTTCCCGCTCTTGCAGCCGAAAAGCAAAAAACTGCCGCATACTGAAGTATCCTTTTTGAGTTTCTTTGTAGCTTCTGTGACACCTTTTTTAATACCAAccttgaaaccatcttcaccataAACAAATATTAGAGGATATTGCAGTGCTAGATAGGAGAGGTGAATCTCATCAATCctggtaagtcgtccagtcttatGCTGTAGAACAATATCCCGCTTGTCCATTCCTAAATTAAAATCCCCAGGAATCAACGCAGCCACCTCAGATGCAGTTGGCATATTATATGTCCTACCATCTTTATCACTTCTACTGACAATTCGCATATGGAAAGTCTTTTGAGGATTCTCCACAAATCTCTCTCTAGCTGATCGAAACCGCTCAACATATGGATTAACAGCATTCAACATCTCGATAATAGGAAGAATAATTTCCTTCTTCAACCCATCTTTCTTACTAAGCGAGGAGGATTTTTTGGACTTGCTGGTAACATAGAAAATAACAACCAGTTAGTTTATAAATAGAACcgtagtataaaaaaaatatagaagcaTATTAGGAAAAAGAAAACTACCTTAGAGCATTAAATCTGTTTTCAACTTCATTCTCTGTATCCACAATGTATAGCTGTCCAAATTTAGCATAGTCTCCTTCAGGTGGTGTTAGACTTCCCATCAAATGATAGTTTTCACCATGAAGCTGAAACATCTGTGGTCCTTGTCCCTTGTTTAGAGAATTCACTACCTTCCCACCAAGAGATGTGAAAGAGAAAACCATATTATAGGCTCTCGTATTCTTTTGAAAATGCTTGCTTAGCTTATCATCTCCTGTTAGAAGGTTCATTATAAGATCAGGGGGTTTCTTTAAAAATGGCAACTGAACCTGTCCTTGCATGCAACACAAAGTAAATATAGGTTTGCGTCTATATTTGCTCTTGTTTATGCGTTCACCATACCACATAATAGCTCCACAATGAACACAAGCGTGATCTGGGTCACCCTCATCAATATAGTCtggtaaattaaaaaaatgtaggTTAGGAAAACATCTTCCACTGTTAAAATACAACTTAAGTAATTAAACTAACCATCTTCTTTGGGCGGCACTGGTTTGACCTTTTTCTTCACTTCAGAGAATGTTTTTTTAAACATGGCTGCCAGAAAACTAACTCGTTCAGATT is part of the Raphanus sativus cultivar WK10039 chromosome 5, ASM80110v3, whole genome shotgun sequence genome and harbors:
- the LOC108825432 gene encoding LOW QUALITY PROTEIN: uncharacterized protein LOC108825432 (The sequence of the model RefSeq protein was modified relative to this genomic sequence to represent the inferred CDS: inserted 1 base in 1 codon) is translated as MWYGERINKSKYRRKPIFTLCCMQGQVQLPFLKKPPDLIMNLLTGDDKLSKHFQKNTRAYNMVFSFTSLGGKVVNSLNKGQGPQMFQLHGENYHLMGSLTPPEGDYAKFGQLYIVDTENEVENRFNALSKSKKSSSLSKKDGLKKEIILPIIEMLNAVNPYVERFRSARERFVENPQKTFHMRIVSRSDKDGRTYNMPTASEVAALIPGDFNLGMDKRDIVLQHKTGRLTRIDEIHLSYLALQYPLIFVYGEDGFKVGIKKGVTEATKKLKKDXFSMRQFFAFRLQERENESHILLYSRRLFQQFIVDAYTTIESNRLRYLKFNQTCLRSDSYDSIKESENAGNLDMDEQGQQFVLPATFTGGPRYMKNMYLDAMAICRHFGFPDLFITFTCNPKWPEITRFLQKRGLNSDDRPEIICRIFKMKLDALMNDLTKKNILGKTSTSMYTVEFQKRGLPHAHILLFMHPSSKFPKTEDIDKIISAEIPDKSSDPDLYNVVKDMMIHGPCGAANMNSPCMENGQCSKMFPKPFADSTRVKKDGFPVYRRRDQSTCFVEKNGLKCDNRWVIPYNRTLSLRYRAHINVEWCNQVGSIKYLFKYINKGSDRVTVVVEPPEPQVPSSAGSFSQTANGGEPQVPSSAGSFSQTAIGGDVLTGEIKKNEIKDFFDCRYVSTCEGAWRIFAFPIHYRSTAVEKLSFHLPGKQNVIFRGKDKLKDVVGRKLIENTMFLAWFKLNEVDAFARTLTYIQIPNYYTYSKSQKKFTRRKQGFSVGRINYAPRKQESAYYLRVLLNYVRAVVRGLFVLMLLSNSLSQPEVVWEKTWELLSEDIEYNRRMHFNRPVYESMPKLPPEFKPIENVLILDELNYDLDELQATHDRDILLMTTEQRKIYDEIIGAVFEERGGMFFVYGFGGTGKTFLWQILSAAVRCRGDIVLNTASSGIASLLLQGGRTAHSRFGIPINPDEFTTCSLTHGSDKSNLIKEASLIIWDEAPMMSKHCFESLDRSLKDLMKMVNHDNKPFGGKVIVFGGDFRQVLPVITGGSRAEIVLSAMNSSYLWDHCKVLKLTKNMRLASNNLTDVEANDLKEFSEWILAVGDGRIAEPNDGEALIDILEEFLIMDPNDPIETICHAIYGDTDSLRGIKDPKFFQQRAILCPTNEDVNMINDHMLSKLDGEEMVYTSSDSIDPSDTASVNNDALSKDFLNSIKVSGLPNHSLRLKIGCPVMLLRNINPNEGLMNGTRLQITQLMDFMVEARILTGKQVGEIAYIPRLLITPTDKRLPFKMRRRQLPLAVAFAITINKSQGQSLSEVGLFLPRPVFFHGQLYVAISRVTSKKGLKVLIVDKDGKPQRKTTNVVFKEVFSNLENRV